The following are encoded together in the Adhaeribacter arboris genome:
- the groL gene encoding chaperonin GroEL (60 kDa chaperone family; promotes refolding of misfolded polypeptides especially under stressful conditions; forms two stacked rings of heptamers to form a barrel-shaped 14mer; ends can be capped by GroES; misfolded proteins enter the barrel where they are refolded when GroES binds), giving the protein MAKNISFDTDARNKIKVGVDKLANAVKVTLGPKGRNVVIDKKFGAPTITKDGVTVAKEIELKDPIENMGAQLVKEVASKTADQAGDGTTTATVLAQAIYTAGSKNVAAGANPMDLKRGIEKAVTAVVANLKAQSKKIENSSEISQVGTISANNDAEIGKMIADAMDKVGKDGVITVEEAKGTETEVKTVEGMQFDRGYLSPYFVTNPEKMEADLENAFILIYDKKVSTMKELLPVLEQVVQTGKPLIIIAEDVDGEALATLVVNKLRGSLKIAAVKAPGFGDRRKAMLEDIAVLTGGQVISEERGFKLENATLDYLGQAEKIIIDKDNTTIVNGKGEKSEITGRIAQIKAQMETTTSDYDREKLQERLAKLSGGVAILYIGASTEVEMKEKKDRVDDALHATRAAVEEGVVAGGGVALVRAIEILKDVKVENDDQLTGVNIIRTALESPLRTIVSNAGGEGSVIIQKVREGKDDYGYNAREDKFENLFAAGIIDPTKVTRLALENAASIAGMLLTTDCVISDEPEEEKAGAGAGMPGGMGGMGGMM; this is encoded by the coding sequence ATGGCTAAGAACATTTCGTTTGATACCGATGCCCGTAATAAAATTAAAGTTGGCGTAGATAAACTTGCTAATGCAGTTAAAGTTACCCTCGGACCGAAAGGCCGTAACGTAGTAATTGATAAAAAATTCGGGGCTCCTACCATTACAAAAGATGGGGTAACCGTAGCTAAAGAAATTGAACTGAAAGATCCTATTGAAAATATGGGTGCTCAGTTAGTAAAAGAAGTAGCTTCTAAAACTGCTGACCAAGCAGGCGATGGAACAACTACTGCTACTGTTTTAGCACAGGCAATTTACACTGCCGGATCTAAAAACGTGGCGGCTGGTGCTAATCCAATGGATCTGAAAAGAGGTATTGAGAAAGCTGTTACCGCGGTAGTTGCCAATTTAAAAGCGCAATCGAAAAAAATTGAAAACTCAAGTGAGATTTCTCAAGTAGGTACTATTTCGGCTAATAACGATGCTGAAATTGGCAAAATGATTGCCGATGCCATGGACAAAGTGGGCAAGGATGGTGTTATTACCGTAGAAGAAGCAAAAGGTACTGAAACCGAAGTAAAAACGGTAGAAGGTATGCAATTCGACCGTGGTTACTTGTCACCTTACTTCGTAACCAATCCCGAGAAAATGGAAGCTGATTTAGAGAATGCTTTCATTTTAATCTACGACAAAAAAGTATCTACCATGAAGGAATTACTGCCGGTATTAGAGCAAGTAGTTCAGACGGGTAAGCCATTAATTATTATTGCGGAAGATGTTGACGGTGAAGCTCTGGCAACTTTAGTAGTAAACAAACTGCGTGGTTCCTTAAAAATTGCGGCTGTTAAAGCTCCTGGCTTCGGTGACCGTCGTAAAGCTATGTTAGAAGATATTGCCGTATTAACCGGTGGCCAGGTAATTTCTGAAGAAAGAGGTTTTAAATTAGAAAATGCTACTTTAGATTACTTAGGACAAGCCGAAAAAATTATCATTGACAAAGACAATACAACGATTGTTAATGGTAAAGGCGAGAAATCTGAAATTACCGGTCGTATTGCGCAAATTAAAGCGCAAATGGAAACAACCACTTCTGATTACGACCGCGAAAAATTACAAGAGCGTTTAGCTAAATTATCTGGTGGGGTGGCTATTCTTTACATTGGTGCTTCAACCGAAGTAGAAATGAAAGAGAAAAAAGACCGCGTAGATGACGCTTTACACGCTACTCGTGCTGCCGTGGAAGAAGGTGTAGTAGCTGGTGGTGGGGTAGCTTTGGTTCGCGCTATCGAAATTCTGAAAGATGTAAAAGTAGAGAACGACGACCAGTTAACCGGGGTAAACATTATCCGGACGGCGCTGGAATCTCCGCTTCGTACCATTGTATCTAATGCTGGCGGCGAAGGTTCGGTAATTATTCAGAAAGTACGCGAAGGCAAAGATGATTATGGTTATAACGCTCGCGAAGACAAATTTGAAAACTTATTCGCGGCTGGTATCATTGACCCCACCAAAGTTACTCGTTTAGCTTTGGAGAACGCTGCTTCTATTGCCGGTATGTTATTAACTACCGACTGCGTAATCTCGGATGAGCCAGAAGAAGAAAAAGCTGGCGCTGGTGCTGGTATGCCAGGTGGTATGGGCGGCATGGGCGGCATGATGTAA
- the groES gene encoding co-chaperone GroES, translating into MAINIKPLADRVIVAPAAAEEKTKSGIIIPDTAKEKPQRGEIVAVGEGKVSEQGVLVKPQLQVGDQVLYGKYAGTEITIEGQDYLIMRESDIFAVV; encoded by the coding sequence ATGGCAATTAACATTAAACCATTAGCAGACAGAGTAATTGTTGCTCCTGCAGCAGCTGAAGAAAAAACCAAATCAGGTATTATTATTCCGGATACTGCCAAAGAAAAACCACAAAGAGGTGAAATTGTGGCAGTAGGCGAAGGTAAAGTTTCGGAGCAGGGCGTTTTAGTAAAACCCCAATTGCAAGTCGGCGATCAGGTTTTGTACGGTAAATATGCCGGCACTGAAATCACTATTGAAGGTCAGGATTACTTGATCATGCGTGAGTCTGATATTTTTGCGGTAGTTTAA
- the miaB gene encoding tRNA (N6-isopentenyl adenosine(37)-C2)-methylthiotransferase MiaB: MNNLVVDLDFIDNRTAEQAACETKISAETNTGNSRKLYIESYGCQMNFSDSEIVTSILFKEGFDTTADINKADVVFLNTCSIREKAEQTVRHRLVHLNGLRKRRPGLIIGVLGCMAERLKKNFLEEEKIVDLVVGPDAYRDLPNLINEVDNGHKAVNVLLSREETYADINPIRLNSNGVSAFVSIMRGCNNMCSFCVVPFTRGRERSRDSFSIIREVEELVANGFKEVTLLGQNVDSYRYTSEDSSVDINFAGLLARVAQVSSDLRVRFSTSHPKDITDEVLYTIKKYDNICNYIHLPVQSGNSRILELMNRTYDRDWYLNRVDAIRRILGEDCGISSDMITGFCSETEAEHEDTLSLMDYVQYDYSYMFYYSERPGTLAARKLQDDVPLEVKKRRLAEVIEKQRQLSLQRNQLALNQIHRVLVEGFSKKSTEYLSGRNDQNKVVVFPKKNYQKGDYVNVQITDCSVGTLIGEAIN, translated from the coding sequence ATGAACAACTTAGTGGTAGATCTGGATTTTATCGATAACCGGACAGCGGAACAAGCCGCTTGCGAAACGAAAATCAGCGCGGAGACGAACACCGGTAATTCCCGGAAATTATATATTGAAAGCTATGGCTGCCAAATGAATTTTTCGGACAGTGAAATAGTAACGTCTATCTTATTTAAAGAAGGTTTTGACACTACGGCGGATATTAACAAAGCCGATGTAGTTTTTCTGAATACCTGTTCCATTCGCGAAAAGGCCGAACAAACCGTCCGTCACCGCTTGGTGCACCTCAATGGTTTACGGAAACGTCGGCCGGGTTTAATAATTGGCGTTCTGGGTTGTATGGCGGAGCGGTTAAAGAAAAACTTCCTGGAAGAGGAAAAGATTGTAGATTTAGTGGTAGGTCCGGATGCTTACCGGGATTTACCTAATCTCATTAACGAAGTAGATAATGGCCATAAAGCCGTCAACGTACTTTTATCGCGCGAAGAAACTTACGCCGATATCAACCCTATTCGTTTAAATTCTAACGGCGTTTCGGCTTTTGTGTCCATTATGCGCGGATGCAATAACATGTGTTCTTTTTGCGTAGTGCCTTTCACCCGGGGTCGCGAACGGAGCCGCGACTCTTTTTCCATTATCCGCGAAGTAGAAGAATTGGTGGCGAATGGATTTAAAGAAGTTACTTTATTAGGGCAAAACGTAGACTCTTACCGGTATACCTCCGAAGACAGCTCCGTAGATATAAATTTTGCTGGTTTATTGGCAAGGGTGGCGCAGGTAAGTTCCGATTTACGCGTTCGTTTTTCTACGTCGCACCCGAAAGATATTACCGATGAGGTATTGTACACCATAAAAAAGTACGACAACATCTGCAATTACATTCATTTGCCGGTACAAAGTGGTAATTCCCGGATTCTGGAACTAATGAACCGTACCTATGACCGCGACTGGTACCTGAACCGGGTAGATGCTATTCGTCGGATTTTAGGCGAAGACTGCGGGATTTCCTCGGATATGATAACCGGTTTTTGTTCTGAAACTGAAGCAGAACATGAGGATACGCTTTCTTTAATGGATTACGTTCAATACGATTACTCGTACATGTTCTATTATTCTGAACGCCCAGGCACCTTGGCGGCCCGTAAACTGCAAGATGATGTACCGTTGGAAGTAAAAAAACGCCGGCTGGCCGAAGTGATAGAAAAACAGCGTCAACTTTCCCTTCAACGGAATCAATTAGCTTTAAATCAAATTCACCGGGTTTTAGTGGAAGGATTTTCTAAAAAATCGACAGAATATTTGAGCGGGCGTAACGATCAGAACAAAGTGGTAGTATTTCCTAAAAAGAATTACCAGAAAGGTGATTACGTGAACGTTCAAATAACGGATTGTTCGGTTGGCACTCTAATAGGCGAAGCAATTAATTAG
- a CDS encoding peptide MFS transporter, translating to MEPTTSLYAEPSTKTQGHPRGLYLLFATEMWERFSYYGMRAVLVLFLTKAMMMDKAFASKFYGGYTSLIYLTPLIGGYISDRYWGNRRSILTGGILMALGQFVLFAAGSAYGTPLGQGLLYLGLGGMIIGNGFFKPNISTMVGSLYTPEDRRRDAAYTIFYMGINLGSFIGNTITSLVGDTGRPEDFRWAFLACGIAMVLGTGLFQWGKNKYLHTPEGEQVGNTPVSSPGIKGVYMILPVMLALALGFLWIDTTTFSVIMPLLILSALGIAALVLLDKSLTAGDRQRVYVIFTVAFFVVFFWAAFEQAPASLTFFADEQMNRTIFNYTLPASIFQNLNAFFIVTCAPLMALLWTALGQRGLEPPSPLKMVIGLGLLALGYLVMCFGVDDLQPGIKVSMFYLVGLYFLHSIGELCLSPIGLSLVNKLAPLKFSSLLMAVWFLANAAANYLAGFMSSLYPEAGKPAPNLFGYEITDLYSFFMVFVVSAALASLILFLVNRKLVKMMNAPV from the coding sequence ATGGAACCAACTACGAGCTTATACGCGGAACCAAGTACCAAAACCCAGGGACATCCTAGAGGTTTGTATTTGCTTTTCGCGACGGAAATGTGGGAGCGCTTTAGTTATTACGGCATGCGGGCAGTGCTGGTGCTTTTCTTAACCAAAGCCATGATGATGGACAAAGCTTTTGCCTCCAAATTTTACGGTGGTTATACCAGTTTAATTTACCTTACTCCGTTGATAGGGGGCTATATTTCAGACCGGTATTGGGGTAATCGCCGTTCCATTTTAACTGGTGGTATTTTAATGGCTTTGGGTCAGTTTGTTTTGTTTGCAGCTGGTAGTGCGTACGGTACTCCACTTGGGCAAGGATTATTGTATTTAGGTTTAGGCGGGATGATTATAGGGAATGGCTTTTTTAAGCCTAATATTTCTACTATGGTAGGTTCGCTGTATACCCCGGAAGATCGCCGACGAGATGCAGCCTATACTATTTTTTACATGGGTATTAATTTAGGTTCTTTTATCGGCAATACCATTACCAGCTTGGTAGGGGATACCGGCCGGCCCGAAGATTTCCGCTGGGCTTTTCTGGCCTGCGGCATTGCTATGGTTCTGGGAACGGGCTTATTTCAGTGGGGGAAAAATAAATACTTGCACACCCCCGAAGGAGAGCAAGTTGGTAATACGCCCGTTTCTTCGCCAGGGATAAAAGGGGTATATATGATACTACCGGTTATGCTGGCTTTAGCCTTAGGTTTTCTTTGGATAGATACCACTACGTTTTCGGTAATTATGCCCTTACTTATTTTATCCGCTTTAGGTATAGCGGCTTTAGTGTTGTTGGATAAATCTTTAACGGCCGGGGACCGGCAACGGGTTTACGTTATATTTACGGTGGCTTTTTTCGTAGTATTCTTTTGGGCCGCTTTTGAGCAAGCCCCTGCCTCGCTTACTTTCTTCGCCGATGAACAAATGAACCGCACTATTTTCAACTACACCTTACCCGCCAGTATATTTCAAAATTTAAATGCCTTCTTTATTGTTACCTGTGCTCCCTTAATGGCATTACTCTGGACGGCATTAGGCCAGCGCGGATTAGAGCCACCTTCGCCATTAAAAATGGTTATAGGTTTAGGTTTATTGGCGTTGGGTTACTTGGTAATGTGTTTTGGAGTAGACGATTTACAACCTGGTATTAAGGTAAGCATGTTCTACCTGGTAGGTTTGTATTTTCTGCATTCCATCGGCGAATTGTGTTTATCGCCGATTGGTCTATCGCTGGTAAACAAATTAGCTCCTTTAAAATTCAGTTCTTTATTAATGGCTGTTTGGTTTTTAGCGAATGCCGCGGCTAATTACCTGGCTGGTTTTATGAGCAGTTTATACCCAGAAGCCGGCAAACCCGCTCCTAATTTATTTGGGTACGAAATTACCGATTTATACAGCTTCTTTATGGTGTTTGTAGTTTCAGCGGCTCTAGCATCTTTAATATTGTTTTTAGTAAATCGTAAACTGGTTAAAATGATGAATGCTCCCGTTTAA
- a CDS encoding 16S rRNA (uracil(1498)-N(3))-methyltransferase: protein MHLFYTPDITTETYTLSEDESKHSIRVLRLQEGDEINLVDGKGSFYTAQIKTANPKKCVLQVINKAPDFGKRSFYVHVAVAPTKNLDRMEWFVEKAVEVGIEEISFLLCDRSERKNINIERLEKIAVSAMKQAVKAYLPQLNGMQAFPSFIQQVDAANTYIAHLENHDRTLLSQVHLSQKICILIGPEGDFSVKEIELAYGRGIKPVTLGTSRLRTETAALVACHTVNLLHELKSVLP, encoded by the coding sequence ATGCACTTATTTTACACTCCGGATATTACAACGGAAACCTACACCTTAAGCGAAGACGAATCTAAACATAGTATACGGGTATTAAGATTACAGGAAGGCGACGAAATTAATCTGGTAGATGGGAAAGGGAGCTTCTATACCGCACAGATTAAAACTGCCAACCCTAAAAAATGTGTTCTCCAAGTAATAAATAAAGCGCCAGATTTCGGGAAGCGCTCGTTTTACGTACATGTGGCGGTAGCCCCAACTAAAAACCTGGACCGCATGGAATGGTTCGTAGAAAAAGCTGTTGAAGTAGGAATTGAGGAGATCTCATTCTTGCTCTGTGACCGTTCTGAGAGAAAAAATATTAATATCGAAAGATTAGAAAAGATAGCTGTTAGTGCCATGAAACAAGCGGTAAAAGCGTATTTGCCTCAATTAAACGGAATGCAGGCTTTCCCATCTTTTATTCAACAAGTTGATGCCGCTAACACGTATATCGCGCACCTCGAAAATCACGATCGCACTTTGCTTAGTCAGGTGCATTTGAGTCAAAAAATTTGTATATTAATAGGCCCGGAAGGAGATTTTTCCGTTAAGGAAATTGAACTGGCCTATGGTCGCGGAATTAAACCGGTTACTTTAGGTACCTCACGGTTACGCACCGAAACGGCCGCCTTAGTAGCCTGCCATACCGTAAATTTATTACATGAACTTAAATCAGTATTACCTTAA
- the lptE gene encoding LPS assembly lipoprotein LptE: MSVLNFENNSGQGPSNLTQLVSEEFRDYFQRNTNLKLIPQNGDLQFEGQILSFNFSPAALQKQGETDVASVNRLTISLQVRYKNNKDPKQDFEQSFSAFKDFQQNQNISSIDNAALRPIVEQLVMDVFNKSLANW; the protein is encoded by the coding sequence ATGAGTGTTCTTAACTTTGAGAATAACTCGGGCCAGGGACCTTCCAATCTTACCCAATTAGTAAGTGAAGAATTTCGGGATTATTTTCAGCGGAATACCAATTTAAAGCTAATACCGCAAAACGGTGATTTACAATTCGAAGGGCAAATTTTATCTTTCAATTTTAGTCCGGCGGCATTACAAAAACAAGGAGAAACGGATGTGGCCTCCGTTAACCGGCTCACCATTAGCTTGCAGGTGCGCTACAAAAATAACAAAGATCCAAAGCAGGATTTTGAACAATCTTTCTCTGCTTTCAAAGATTTTCAGCAAAATCAAAATATTTCATCCATTGATAATGCCGCTCTGCGCCCAATAGTAGAACAATTGGTAATGGATGTTTTTAACAAATCATTGGCAAATTGGTGA
- a CDS encoding sigma-54 interaction domain-containing protein, with product MNHSEIQSIKQRFGIIGNSPLLNYAIQVAAQVAPTDMTVLITGESGSGKESFSKIIHSLSPRKHGQFIAINCGAIPEGTIDSELFGHEKGSFTGAQEARKGYFEVTNGGTIFLDEIGEMPLGTQARLLRVLENGEFIKVGSSKVQKTDVRVVTATNVNLLNAVRDGAFREDLYYRLNTVPITVPPLRERGDDVYLLFRKFAADFAEKYHVKPITLTPDAIIELQRFRFPGNIRQLKNIAEQISVLEYDREIDSTKLRHYLPQEEVSSVPMLLPGHRAAEQNFSERDLLYKVLFDMKKDVTDLKKLVYEFISPQTNKASILQEHSHLFENLDNIDRHAYSAPEKAENILLSVNDHADDYEKVEDIPHETEEETLSLESKEKEMILKALKKHNNKRKYAAHDLGISERTLYRKLKQYDIEEL from the coding sequence ATGAATCATTCAGAGATACAAAGTATAAAACAAAGGTTCGGCATTATTGGTAATTCCCCCCTGTTGAATTATGCGATTCAGGTGGCGGCTCAGGTGGCTCCTACCGATATGACCGTTCTCATTACCGGAGAAAGTGGCAGCGGAAAAGAATCTTTTTCAAAAATTATTCATTCGCTAAGTCCGCGTAAGCACGGGCAATTTATTGCCATTAACTGCGGCGCTATTCCGGAAGGAACTATTGACTCCGAATTATTTGGTCACGAGAAAGGATCTTTTACCGGAGCCCAGGAAGCCCGTAAAGGTTATTTTGAAGTAACGAATGGCGGCACTATTTTTCTGGATGAAATTGGTGAAATGCCCTTAGGTACCCAAGCGCGCTTACTCCGGGTACTCGAAAACGGCGAATTTATTAAAGTAGGATCATCTAAAGTACAAAAAACCGATGTACGGGTAGTTACCGCTACTAACGTAAATCTATTAAATGCGGTGCGGGACGGAGCTTTCCGGGAAGATTTATATTACCGGCTCAATACCGTACCTATTACCGTGCCTCCTTTGCGCGAACGCGGGGATGATGTGTATTTACTCTTCCGGAAGTTCGCGGCTGATTTTGCCGAAAAATACCACGTAAAACCCATAACCTTGACCCCCGATGCTATAATAGAATTACAACGTTTTCGTTTTCCGGGTAACATTCGCCAGTTAAAAAATATTGCTGAACAAATCTCGGTACTGGAATACGACCGGGAAATAGATAGTACCAAATTGCGGCATTACTTACCCCAGGAAGAAGTGAGTTCGGTACCCATGTTACTTCCTGGCCACCGAGCTGCCGAACAAAACTTTTCGGAACGCGACCTCTTGTACAAGGTGCTTTTCGACATGAAAAAAGACGTAACAGATTTAAAAAAATTAGTGTACGAATTTATCAGTCCGCAAACAAACAAAGCCTCTATACTACAGGAGCACAGCCATCTATTTGAAAATCTGGATAATATAGACCGGCACGCGTATTCCGCTCCTGAAAAAGCCGAAAATATTTTACTTTCGGTAAATGACCACGCCGACGATTACGAAAAAGTAGAGGATATTCCGCACGAAACAGAAGAGGAAACTCTATCTTTAGAAAGTAAAGAAAAGGAAATGATTTTAAAAGCGCTCAAAAAGCACAATAATAAACGAAAGTACGCTGCCCACGACTTAGGCATTTCCGAGCGTACTCTTTACCGCAAATTAAAACAATACGACATTGAAGAGTTATAA
- a CDS encoding DUF4159 domain-containing protein: MRLFICVLVLLCVSAVSLKAQQASFKIAKLKYNGGGDWYANKTSLSNLIQFCNQNLRMNISPEEAVVEVGSPELLSYPFVHMTGHGNVVFSESEAENLRKYLMGGGFLHIDDNYGLDKFIRTEMKKVFPELEFVELPFNHPVYHQKFDFDKGLPKIHEHDNKPPQGFGLIYQGRLVCFYSYECDLGNGWEDQETYNDPEEKRQLALQMGANLLSYATTQF, translated from the coding sequence ATGAGACTCTTTATTTGTGTGTTGGTACTACTTTGTGTAAGTGCAGTTTCCTTAAAAGCGCAACAAGCCAGTTTTAAAATAGCTAAATTAAAGTATAACGGCGGCGGCGATTGGTACGCGAACAAAACGTCTTTAAGCAATTTAATTCAGTTTTGTAACCAAAACCTACGCATGAATATTTCGCCGGAAGAAGCGGTAGTGGAAGTAGGCAGCCCGGAGTTGTTGTCTTACCCGTTCGTGCATATGACGGGCCACGGGAACGTAGTATTCTCAGAATCAGAAGCGGAGAACTTACGCAAATATTTAATGGGGGGCGGTTTCCTGCACATCGACGATAATTACGGCTTAGATAAATTTATTCGGACCGAAATGAAGAAAGTATTTCCGGAACTGGAATTTGTAGAATTGCCTTTTAACCATCCGGTGTACCACCAGAAATTTGATTTTGATAAAGGTTTACCTAAAATTCACGAGCACGATAATAAACCCCCACAAGGCTTTGGCTTAATTTATCAGGGCCGTTTGGTTTGCTTTTATTCTTACGAATGTGATTTAGGGAATGGTTGGGAAGACCAGGAAACCTATAACGACCCGGAAGAAAAACGGCAACTAGCTTTACAAATGGGAGCCAATCTACTCTCCTACGCTACTACTCAATTTTAA
- the secG gene encoding preprotein translocase subunit SecG: MYITLICIIIFVCVLLVLVVLSQNSKGGGLSSQFGAGSSQLMGVKRTGDLLEKLTWGFAIALVLLTLTSHIILDENSSEVQSRSVNIEKASQERSAPAAAPVIPPAGTRTPAGNTAPARQPAVSTPGVTTDTTTK; encoded by the coding sequence ATGTACATTACCCTTATTTGTATTATTATTTTTGTTTGTGTTCTGCTCGTTTTAGTAGTTTTATCCCAAAATTCAAAAGGCGGCGGTTTATCCAGTCAGTTTGGAGCGGGCTCCAGCCAGTTAATGGGTGTAAAGAGAACCGGCGATTTACTTGAAAAATTAACCTGGGGTTTTGCCATTGCTTTAGTTCTACTCACTTTAACTTCGCACATTATTTTAGACGAAAATAGCAGCGAGGTACAATCACGGAGCGTTAATATTGAAAAAGCAAGTCAGGAAAGATCGGCTCCCGCAGCAGCTCCGGTTATTCCGCCAGCCGGCACTAGAACACCCGCTGGTAATACCGCTCCTGCTCGGCAACCAGCCGTAAGTACTCCCGGAGTAACCACGGACACCACTACCAAATAA